The Scylla paramamosain isolate STU-SP2022 chromosome 47, ASM3559412v1, whole genome shotgun sequence DNA window ggagacagctaGATGACTGAATTGTTTTACCattgtttgtatttatttaattttcattcctttttcttttatctttatttggtGTGTACTCTtgttctccaccaccaccactacaccctaccctcttgttcctcttttttgctCTCCTCATcgaccaccaccaataccacctaacctttcttttcctctctaatTCCATCCTCACCACCTCCACGTCCCCGGCAGGTGGACCGAGTGCTGTGCCCAGGTGGCGTGCTGGCGTGTTACAGTTATCTGGGCTGTACCCCTATCTGTCATGGCCGCAGCCTGAGAGACACATTTCTGCAGGTGAGTTATGACTGGGGTGTGGCAGGGGGGAAGAGTGACAGCAGGGGGAGACTGAAAgacccaccctctctctttctctttctcttgtttttattaatgttctttccatttttcttctctagGAGGGACAAATTAAtaggccctttttttttctaaagttgttgccatgtgtaggcctaatggcttcctgcaccaaccctagTATTCTTATGTTATGAGAGAAAGGAACGAaattctcccgttttcttctgTAGATATGGCATGATTTGGGTGCCTATTGGACGCAGAAACACAACCTTCTGCTTGAGGAGTACGCCACCCTGCCACAGCTGTACCCCAACGACACACACATAGGGTAGGTTCTCTTGCCTCAGTGTGCTTATTTCATTGTATCTCTgcaggattgagtcaagctcgtaatgtcccgtcttttaaagttaatttgtcatGTGTATAGTGTCTTTaaaccatcactatcaccatcactatatcattgtattccttctgcttccctttccttaatgaatcactatctcttcctcttccaccaccaccacctgctcaccctcctctccatctttcaccaccacctcccatcACTCCCACCCTTTCCCTTGTATTCCCAACTTCTCCCTTCATTGTCCATCACTCTTTCCCCCCACCATCTGCCACCTGCCACTcaccaccctttccttccccacagGAGCAGTGAGGGAGGGTTCATTGTGTCATCTGAGGACAGCATGGAGGGGCTGGTGGGGTACATGGCCTCCTGGTCTGGCCTGGATAAGCTGCGGcgcaaggaaggggaggaggcagcAATGACCTTCCTGACCAAGGCAAAGAAGAGGTGTGTTCAAAATGCCTTCATGTAAAATCTTCTCCCAGTTTTTCTTTATCAACAAGGGTGACTTAAACTGTTCTCTGTGTCATTAATGAGgatggaacaagaaataatgggagCTTGAATAGGTTTAAgcaagagatagaaaggaaaggttCTCAGTGGtgaatgaatggaatagactcattaATCAGcttgttagttagttagttagttaggttagacaagtttatggatggtgaaaggtggaaataagcAAGCAGGTTTTGTACAGGAACTGCCATGTGTATGCCTGATTGCTTCCGGCACCAACCTTTGTGTTCTTATCTTGCATTCACTTCTCATCTTCACCTCCCACAGGCTCTTGGCAGCGGCCGGCACCGAGGATGAGCAAGTACCAATCACTCGACAACACAAATATTTTCTGAGGATGTGGCAGAAACCTTCCCCTTGACCACCTCCCCACACCACCATACAGCCACAGGGGAGCAGCGGGTGAGAGGGGAATGAGAGTAGTGTATAGAGACAGTATTGAGTAGATGAAGAGGGCATTAGTCCAGTCCTATGTAGTTTAAAGGGCGCAACTTCAGTTTGGTGTGGTTCTGAGAGATCTTTTGCCAGCCTTAAGTGAAAGAATATTATTGACTTCTGTTTGTTTAAGTTTGGTTCTGGAGTCATTGatagagaagtagtagtagtagtagttatagtagttctCTCTTGTTAACTTAGATCAATTAAATTaccaacaataatagtaatagtagactTTTAATGGCCTTTTTTACCTATGTGTGTACAGTAGAATGTCAATAACACTCGAATCTACTTAAAATTATCACTTTAAAACAGAGATTGAGgatgaagtgataataaagcaactaaagagtgagagaagataatagcaatgaaaaaagaaaaagaaaatgagaaaacgtGTTAAGAATTATCAGACAAGTGTGAAATGGTAGAGATAAGATATACTGATAAAGAAGTGAAGCAAAAAACATTACAAGCAAAAGATAATATTtacaaagaaaggaataagaaagaaaacgtaataagAGGCACAGCAACAAAATAGCCGAAGAATGAGACATAAGATAattctgattaaaaaaaagaaacaagttaataggaaaaaaaaaacaaaaaaaataaagaatgatagaaataacagtaattaagaaaaagaaaggtaaaatatgaataattatcTTACGTAcgtcttcacctcctcctcctcctcctcctcgcatctccatcccttccccccccacctccccgccCTCCCAAAGCCATCTGGTGACTGTCTAAAGCAAGGCTCCCGTAACTGAACCACCTCCctcattacctaacctaattgcCCGCCTGCCTCGCCTAATGGACGCCTCAGGTAGCGAGACTCACCTGTGGCTCATAATTGGTTCGTTTACCTCCTCCCCAGACCAACCAGGACATATGGCATGCAAGGttgggagttttttttatttgtttatttttatttttgtttttttgtttattcttttaagctgttgttttgttttgttatttttttgtcttatttttgttttattttatgttttgtttgtttttctctcacgGTTTGttcagaagaaggaagaaaagggaaaagagaaaatgataagaaaagtgaggaaaggtaaagaaaaaaacgaaaagaaaatagagaaatataagatacaaaaaaggaaaaagaaaaaggcaaaaaaaaagaaagaaaaagaaaaacgagagagagagagagagagagagagagagagagagagagagagagagagagagagagagagagagagagagagaaatgtgaagaGGGCCGGACCACGAAGAGCGCACCGTACAGCAAACGAGGTCACACAAGGCGGAAGCAGCAATTCAATCATTCCTGCCGTTGAAAAGACCACGAGGGGTGTCTGCCGGGCAACATGCGCGCTACTTACACACTTATGCCGTAaacctcctttcctttcgtgGGGGAGAGAAGTATGTCATGGAGAGTTAGTAGATATTCAAGGTTATATAGCCAGACTGCTTTTTGCTCTTGAAAAATATAATAGGTGTATATTTAAgtgaaaataactaaataaaccaGCGAAAATAGATTTAAATAGGTAAGATTTGATATTTATATGATATTTACGTCTCAGTTTATGGAATTtattgttagtggtggtagtagtagcagtagtattagtattattattattgttgttgttgttgtcattattattattactattattattttacacgAATTCGGTAATCaaataggaaggaataagaTACAGAAGATTGATACAAAAGGCCACaatgagagaaaacgaagaggagaatTAATAAAAGCACAAACTAAGGAAAATACGAAGGGAAATAAGaacagaaatgaaaagagaagataaatgatgaaaataaactaacaaaaatTGATACGAAAGGccagagaatgagagaaaacgaggaggaagtacagaaaaggaggaggaagacgaaggaaaataaaatgaaagaaaagaattaatgagggaaagagatgaagaaaaaaaaagggttaaagaCCTAGGTGATTGCAGTTCTGAAAGATGATTATGGGGAGAAATGTGATAATGGTTGGATAAAAGCATGTAAATTAGGGGGACATGAGGTGGAGCAGCAGGAAGGGGatgcgaaaaaagaaaaatagcgttatcagagacacacagacagacagacagacatgcggagagaaagaaattatgtaaaaatatgtaaagacgaaaaataaaaacgGTATTatcgtaaagagagagagagaaagaggaaaaagaaagaaaaattaaaatatcaaAGAATGAActgacaaaaacaacagcaaaactagcgggaaaaaaaaaaaaaaatgctcaaaataccACGAAAGTTCACAGCTATTTAAACACCGGGATCAATTTTGCCCTCATAACCCCTAACCAGCCAACACGTGACACGGGAAGCGATTAGAAGAGGCTGGGTTAGGCTAGGCTGGGCGAGGCGGCAACACGCAAGGGTAGAGGGCTGGCTGCCATGTTCCCCTGCCTGGGTCGTGTTTTAGGGGCTGTaatactggtagtagtagttgtatagtagtagtaacagttatTACGGAAGTTATTAGAATAGGTGATGGAGAATTTTGAATGTTACAGAAGAGGAGGTGTCGGGAAAGGTTTGCTGGGAGACTGTATGCATCactgaatgaatagataaaataaataaataaaaaaaataatagacggATTCTCGTTTGACTAAAGGAAGAAACAgctgatccagagagagagagagaaagagaatccCACGTGAACCTAACCTGAACTTTCCGAGGCTACTGTGACCTTTACCCAGCATTCTCGACCTTGAGGTGAGACTTAGAGGTTACTGAATCCCACCAGATGACGAAGATTAGGCCTGTCTTACGTAATTCGACGCCGGAAGACTGAAAATTGCGCTAAATGAGAGGGGAGTTCACAAGACCAGTTTTTATTTACAGAGATTATCCCGCGACAAGTAGAGataagatggaaaaggaagaagaaggtgattaggaggaagagtagtaggggtaggaagaagaggagtagttAGATCTGcaagtaattaattaaaagggagagagagaaagagaggaaaggaaaggtttgtggagataaggaagaggaaaaagaagaaataaggttaggaggaagaataggagtgGTTAGTAAGTTTGTAAGTAGATAATTAAAAGGTagagagaagatagaggaaggaaagaagaaaagaaaatggagatacTGTGAAAATGctaatataagaaagaaagaaagacgaaggaatagaaaaaaaaataaaaggaagatataagagagagagagagagagagagagagagagagagagagagagagagagagaactgactaCACCAATTTTAAACACATCTTAACCATgtcacacctaacctaacctaacctaacgaaaacTTGTGACTCCCTATTACCAGTGAGTGTTGAATTATGAGCTTGTTATGACTGAAGCTTATGAAAATGAGCGATGTTTTGTTGAATATATAAACACGTTGGTTAAATGTGTTTTTCCTCCAGTGGcggatgtgtgagagagaacaggtgtgtgtgtgtgtgtttttaagtatgTAAGTAAAGGTTTATTGCCCTTAAATTACTAGTACATTgctgaatataaaaaaaatacatgaatgacGATGCTACAGGCTGGCAATCTGAAGGTCTCCGGCAGGCATGTATACAGATTTGATTGCGTGTTTATACTGGTACAAAAGTTGGCAATATTTACTTAACTAATGATTAAAACAACTACagttaatatgtgtgtgtgtgtgtgtgtgtgtgtgtgtgtgtgtgtgtgtgtgtgtgtgttttctactgttactactactactactactactactactactaccaccaccacctgtactACTGCCACTACACTATTGATAAAAGTACTACAactgccaccacacacacacacacacacacacacacacacacacacacacacacacacacacacacacacacacacacacacacacacacacacacacacaccgttattACGTGCACACAAACAATGTACTTAGGCCAACTACTGCGGAGTCAACTTGTACACTACTAAAAGCTTTGCATAATGTACcaaaccacaacacacacacacacacacacacacacacacacacacacacacacacatttacgtGCTTGTTCGGCCAcgccctttttctttccattctttcattccttcctttctttatcatcatcttcctcctcctcctcctcctcctcctcctcctcctcctcctcctcctcctcctcctcctcctctttacaggCCGCGGTACAACACGGTacaaaggggggaagggagagggagtggaagtttgacgagagagagagagagagagagagagagagagagagagagagagagagagagagagagagagagagagagattttctttttcttttaatttgtattgcttatttcctcctcctcctccttcttctcctcctcctcctcctcctcctcctcctcctcctcctcctcctcctcctcctcctcctcctttattcccacTATAATACATAAACTAATTTAACACCTGTGCCTTCTGtccgggagggggaggaggaggaggaggagggggaggaggaggaggaggaagaagaagaagaagaagaagaagaagaagaagaagaagaagagaggctgTTATGTGGTTGTGTCTTCTCAATATTTTCCttatgtattttccttccttcctctcctcctcctcctcctcctcctcctcctcctcctcctcctcctcctcctctttgtcttcattcATCTATGAATCTTTTGCGGTTATtgtcgttgtcctcctcctcctcctcctcctcctcctcctcctcctcctcctcctcctcctcctcctcctcctcctcctcctcttcctcttccttctcctccagatCTTCCCGttattcaggaggaggaggaggaggaggaggaggtaatgaagtGAGAAGAAGACCAGACGGAGGAGTTTCCATagggcacctcctcctcctcctcctcctcctcctcctcctcctcctcctcctcctcctcctcctcctcctcctcctcctcctccccccacacacataaatatattTCCAAACCACAGCAACGATgatgactttgtgtgtgtgtgtgtgtgtgtgtgtgtgtgtgtgtgtgtgtgtgtgtgtatgtgtgtgtgtgtgtttgtgttcgtgcGGTCATCAACACGAGAAAGGGCGCTCTGTCATTGGCTGTTTCCTCCTCCGCCGTGACCAATCAGTGCGTCgctttgctgagagagagagagagagagagagagagagagagagagagagagagagagagagagagagagagagaggaatgaaatatagaaattaaaagtgaagaaaaataggaataagaaaaaggaaagaaaagaaaaaaaaacaacaggactaagagagagagagagagagagagagagagagagagagagagagagagagagagagagagagagtgacttaCGAAAATATTAAGTGACGTTTATTTCAAAATGGGAAGTTGTTTTGCTAATAtcgtctttttatcttcctcttcctgtgtttgttatgtgtgtttgttttacttatcttcctcctcctcctcctcctcctcctccttttcctcttcttattcctctcctcttcctcctctttttattcctctcctcctctttgctcttcttcaaccatcatcacttccttcttctccttctcttaattctcttcttattccctctcctcctcctcctcctcctcctcctcctcctcctcctcctcctcctcctcctcctcctcctcctcattatcgtcatcatcatcatcatcatcttattcctctcctcttcctcctccttctcctctttctcttccttttaatctccttttcggcctccaccaccaccatctcctcctcctcctcctcctcctcctcctcctcctcctcctcctcctcctcctcctcctcctcctgtgggcTACGTAGGCTGGGAGGCGAAGAAATAATATTAATTTTGAGAAAGAcagacgaaagaggaggaggaggaggaggaagaggaggaggaggaggaagaggaggaggaggaggaggaggaggaggtatgtgTCTTGTCATCTGATGTAATGAGGGAGaggtggtttctctctctctctctctctctctctctctctctctctctctctctctctctctctctgttttttgttctatttctttcatttcctccttcctttcttccttttttccattttctcctttgtttttcctttctctttcgtttcctttcttttttgtttatctatctatctctttctttcttcctatctttcgttctttctttcttattgtttttattattattttcactgttctgttctttctttcttttctttttttcctttattttctctctctcgttatttaaTTGTCtctcatttgtctttttttcatttattccttctttctttctttctttctttctttctttctttcttttctctcgtctctttctttcatttacgtTTCGTCTTTCTAaatcttccttctcactttctttcttattctttcttttttctttcccattttcttcctcacaaataaattttctcatatttgtattctctctctctctctctctctctctctctctctctctctctctctctctctctctctctctctctctctctctctctctctctctctctctctctctctctctctcaacctacgGGAAGTTTTATCGTGTTTCattgaatagtagtagtagtagtagtagtaatagtagtagtagtagtagtagttgtagtagtagtagtagtagttgtagtagtagtagtagtagtagtagtgatcgtaataaaaacagaaggtattgttttttttctctctctctctctctctctctctctctctctctctctctctctctctctctctctctctctctctctctctctctctctctctctctctctcctcttccacctcctcattattatttttattattattattattataattattgttgttatttgcgttgttgttgttgttgttgttgttgttgttgttgctgttgttgttgttgatttatgCATGTGTTTtgctttcgtcttcctctttttctcctccttttctcctcctcctcctcctcttcctcctcctcctcctcctcctcctcctcctcctcctcctcctcctcctcctcctcctcctcctccaagtccccttcttcctgttcttcctttcctcaatggtaataattttcctctttccttgttcctgtctgcctttgtgtgtgtgtgtgtgtgtgtgtgtgtgtgtgtgtgtgtgtgtgtgtgtgtgtgtgtgttcaacctttactaacttttttttgtttttctgctttgtttctctgtctgtttgtctgtctgtctgtctgtctgtctgtctgtctgtctgtcagtgtgtctgtccgtccgtccgtacgtctctctctctctctctctctctctctctctctctctctctctctctctctctctctctctctctctctctctctctctctctctctctctctctctctccccctgacCCACaccaaacaagcacacacacacacacacacacacacacacacacacacacacacacacacacacacacacacacacacacacaccatgtcgGATTACATCTCTGTACGCCGAATTATCTTACTCATGCATGAAAAACTCGTGaatgtgtgcgtatgtatgtatgtatgtatgtatgtactcgtatgtatgtatgtaggtatgtatgtatgtatgtatgtaggtaggtaggtatgtgtgtttactgtataccgtgtgtgtgtgtgtgtgtgtgtgtgtgtgtgtgtgtgtgtgtgtgtgtgtgtgtgtgtgtgtgtgtgtgtgtgtgctaacctAACTATGCATTATGAACTGTGTTGGGATAGATGAAGCAGgtatagggaagaggaagaggagtaggaggaggaggaggaggtgatgctttgaaaaggaagagaaagaagaagaggaggaagaggatgtgtagATGTTACgaagatgatggaggaggaaggggaggaggaggaggagaagaagaagaagaagaagaagaagaagaagaggaggaggaagaagaagaagaaagagagagaagtagacccTATGAaccggaggaagaagaagaagaagaagaagaagaagaaggaggaggaggaaggaaggagagagcaagAAAGAGGACAAACTGAAGGATGAGAAGCAttaaataggaggaagaaaaagaagaagaagaagaaacgaaggagtaggaggagaaagaggaagaggaggaggaggaggaggaggaggaggaggaaatgaataataaagaaaggaacagagggCGATGTACATTCAATGAGGTACAGGATTCTTCAAACCTCTTAGGAGTCTGTGTAGGggcgtgaaggaagaggaggaggaggaggaggaggaggaggaggaggagggtcactGGCCTTTAATTTGCAGCAACCTTAAGGGAGCCGCTATGGTAATTATGCTGGAAaaccactgctcctcctcctcctcctcctcctcctcctcctcctcctcctccttctcttccaccagtCTTCAGTTCTTCATACTCTGTTAcctcactcttcttctcctcctcctcctcctcttgttgttgttgttgttgttgtcctcctcctcctcctcctcctcctcctcctcctcctcctcctcctcctcctcctcctcctcctcctcctcttcctcctcctcctccatgttatccacctccttcatttcctcttgtcttttcattccttcaacctttgttacctctctctctctctctctctctctctctctctctctctctctctctctctctctctctctctctctctctctctctctctctctctctctctctctctctctctctctctttaacatctgtcttcctcctttcctctcgtttttctttctcaattctttacttcctctgtcctctctgtgtgtttgtctgtctctctctctctctctctctctctctctctctctctctctctctctctctctctctctctctctctctctctctctctctctctctctctctctctctctctctctctctcacacacgtaCAGTTTTTTCCTACTCGCTACCTGAGGAATTAATTAATACCTGTAAAGAGGATTGCTGGGGAACGTGAGGCTTAACACCTGTGGACTGAGTACCTGTGGCAATCAGTGCACACAAGACTACTTAACGTGAGCCGTACCGGTGAGGAGGGGTCTTGTGGTTTGCTGTCTGATATTACGTATTTGtgtattatttatgttttaaaATTCAGCAAGTATGATAAAAGTGTTTCAGGTGTTTTAAGTGTCTGTGCTGTCTGTAAGGCTGTGCTTGGCTGTCGGTAATATATAATGCACTTTGAAAAGGTTATGTATCTTtttatctgtcagtctatctatctatctatcaatcactgtattaaaacgaataaataataagaaaagattgtggtatttattttcttttatcgtaTTGGATTGTAAAACTGTTAGAGTgcgagaagaaaacgaaaataaaatgaTAGGAATTAGCAGGGTAGGTAGAACTATATCATTTTCTTCCCCCGTGAGCAGCTACTGACATTTAGAAGTTAGTTAACCatgcaaaaaataacaaaggaaaaatgcCATGGTGTAATATTTCTCACTTATTGCTAACATCCAAACATTCTGAGTGATCACTGGTAAATTGTTACGAAAGGATACAAAACGAGATGAATTTATTTTTAACATACGTAGCTTCAGAAGTACTTAAGATCTtatggctgaaaaaaaaaaaaaaaaaatgtgcagatATTCTGAGTGATCACGAAAAAAATGCTAGGAAAgtatacaaaacaaaatgagaTTAACTTTTTAACATATTTGCCTTCAGAAGTACTTAAGATCTTatagctaaaaagaaaaacggaaaaaagtgTGCATTCTCAGTGATTATGGGAAAATTGTTAGGAAAGGCTACAGATTTATCAGTGCATTCCCTTGCGTAAAGTAGAGCATTGGTGAGATGTACTGATGCGCCACCCCGCCACTCAGATAGCCTAGCCCGCCACGCACTTCACTCGCTCACCCCCGCGACACAACAGCCTCCCCGCGCGCTGCTGCTTCCAATCCTGTACAATTAATCGGTTGTactctaacctggtataagaaatggACAAATAAACAtcgaaaactgaaaaaaaaagtgacacatacacacaattttACGTATTCATCTCTTTAAAGTGTTCTCGCTACCATAGTCCCCGCGGTCAGCCGATACGCTCAGCAGTCGCCCTCCCCCGGCCCGCCTCACCAGCCTCTTGCCACTCCGCGCTGCCTCTGTTCACGCCACGCCTCGCTCGCCAGTCACATGCCTCCCTGTAACTGTTTAAATCAATGTTAGTTTGCAGTAAATGAGAAGACCAGCGTGTGGTTTAGCTGTCTTCATTCAATCTTgatttttccttaacttttaaTGGTAAATAGATGAGTATGAATAAGTAATATGGATGAATTAAATGATAGTTTGTTGGGAATGCGAAGTCCAGATTAcggttttgttgttttgtttaatatttatctattttatccgTCTCTAGtaaaatgattaaataaataaaatagattagggcaaagaaataagtaaatcaaatcttcttttcctacttttgttgttgttgttgttgttgtacttcttcttttcatctttttattattattattcctctcttcactcagtcatttcatttacttattcattcttgtttattttcttccttccttccttccttcattcattcattctttcattcattcattcattcgttcattcattcttatTCCTCTCCTATTTGTCCTTCTCCCTATTTTACAAGTGTGACCCAGTAACCTAACAAcaggtcacgagagagagagagagagagagagagagagagagagagagagagagagagagagagagagagagagagagagattatgatagtagtagtagtaaaaataatgacgatgatatagatgataataacaataacaacaataatgataataataataataataataataataataataataataataacaataataataataattcg harbors:
- the LOC135095077 gene encoding uncharacterized protein LOC135095077, with the protein product MAESGTKAFANTHIADIYAKFRPAPPASLIRAVVQRVTQGQHKAGASGGDAAQVCVDMGCGSGQNTALLAPHFATVVGVDVSQPQLDMANRMQRDVGNVSFRVGSAEAMPFDAESVNLVTCSASVHWFNLDSFYQEVDRVLCPGGVLACYSYLGCTPICHGRSLRDTFLQIWHDLGAYWTQKHNLLLEEYATLPQLYPNDTHIGSSEGGFIVSSEDSMEGLVGYMASWSGLDKLRRKEGEEAAMTFLTKAKKRLLAAAGTEDEQVPITRQHKYFLRMWQKPSP